In Streptomyces sp. NBC_01408, one DNA window encodes the following:
- a CDS encoding PIG-L family deacetylase, with amino-acid sequence MAVTRRRFAALLTVLTAGTTGALAVAAGLQTPAGATQEGNPAAALPASTTAGSVVQIVAHPDDDLFFMNPDLSRSLTTGLPVTTVYLTSGEADGRNEARGARLKDPEQPADHAHYAEARQNGIRSAYAQMATGNRTSVWRRTVIPTAGGGQAELDVLVAKPEVNLVWLQLREARTIGGDAPDSLRGLWNGRIPALGAQLASGSPVKRPYTYTRDQAIQALAGILERYRPTTIRMQDPTPGRYEQSGKVADHQDHMYGARFAQAAAAAYAEKVTDRPHFSVQNYLGYHNGTLPHALDPQTAETKTGYLRTYAWQDHHDYCGSPSGCGDRKVAGNPTGRNWAQSLRYTRADSTSWLAEGTPGRLWAFATLDGRTAYWTRSPGGDWAGPSLLPGTGTDPGASTVRLPDGRIGVLATRTTLGERPEQYRREVVYAVQSAPDGPFGPWQSLDTPEASDEDGTSSISSPSAGVDPDGRVTVYLRDSRRTLRAAAQRPDGRFSAWQRLGGEDLQGDPVAVADAAGRRHVYATTTKSVLAWIQPTPGAALSGPTKTGLPATTVPLSAVADGAGIRLYFRRPDSGVVRTALVTAGPARPRVSSITEAGGRAGYGAVGVAGRLISGRATSGTAGTTSLGGPPAWSESQLLFTGAPAAALEPTRTTTATLGLDARLHTTTTPLTPTHHPTWHPATP; translated from the coding sequence ATGGCCGTTACCCGACGCCGCTTCGCGGCGCTGCTCACCGTACTGACCGCCGGCACCACCGGGGCGCTCGCCGTCGCCGCCGGACTGCAGACCCCGGCCGGGGCCACCCAGGAGGGGAACCCGGCGGCCGCCCTCCCGGCGAGCACCACGGCGGGATCGGTCGTCCAGATCGTCGCCCATCCCGACGACGACCTGTTCTTCATGAACCCGGACCTCAGCCGGTCCCTCACCACCGGCCTCCCGGTCACCACCGTCTACCTCACCTCCGGCGAGGCCGACGGGCGCAACGAGGCGCGCGGCGCCCGCCTCAAGGACCCCGAGCAGCCCGCCGACCACGCCCACTACGCGGAGGCCCGGCAGAACGGCATACGTTCCGCGTACGCCCAGATGGCCACCGGGAACCGGACCAGCGTGTGGCGGCGTACGGTCATACCCACCGCCGGCGGCGGCCAGGCCGAACTCGACGTCCTCGTCGCGAAGCCCGAGGTCAACCTGGTGTGGCTGCAGTTGCGCGAGGCCCGCACCATCGGCGGGGACGCCCCCGACAGCCTGCGCGGCCTGTGGAACGGGCGAATACCCGCGCTGGGCGCCCAGCTGGCCTCGGGCAGCCCGGTCAAGCGGCCGTACACGTACACCAGGGACCAGGCGATACAGGCGCTGGCCGGGATCCTGGAGCGCTACCGGCCGACGACGATACGGATGCAGGACCCGACGCCGGGCCGGTACGAGCAGAGCGGCAAGGTCGCCGACCACCAGGACCACATGTACGGCGCCCGCTTCGCGCAGGCCGCCGCCGCCGCGTACGCCGAGAAGGTCACGGACCGCCCGCACTTCTCCGTCCAGAACTACCTCGGCTACCACAACGGCACCCTCCCCCACGCGCTGGACCCGCAGACCGCCGAGACGAAGACCGGCTACCTGCGCACCTACGCCTGGCAGGACCACCACGACTACTGCGGCAGCCCGTCCGGCTGCGGCGACCGCAAGGTCGCGGGCAACCCGACCGGGCGCAACTGGGCCCAGTCGCTGCGCTACACCCGCGCCGACAGCACCTCCTGGCTGGCCGAGGGCACGCCCGGCCGCCTCTGGGCCTTCGCCACGCTGGACGGCCGGACCGCGTACTGGACCCGGAGCCCCGGCGGCGACTGGGCCGGGCCCTCGCTCCTCCCGGGCACCGGCACCGACCCCGGCGCGAGCACGGTCCGCCTCCCCGACGGCCGCATCGGCGTCCTCGCCACCCGTACCACCCTCGGCGAGCGCCCCGAGCAGTACCGGCGCGAGGTCGTCTACGCCGTCCAGTCCGCGCCCGACGGCCCGTTCGGCCCGTGGCAGTCCCTGGACACCCCCGAGGCCTCCGACGAGGACGGCACCTCCTCGATCAGCTCCCCCTCGGCGGGCGTGGACCCGGACGGGCGCGTCACCGTCTACCTGCGCGACTCCCGCCGCACCCTGCGCGCCGCCGCCCAGCGGCCGGACGGCCGCTTCTCCGCCTGGCAGCGCCTGGGCGGCGAGGACCTCCAGGGCGACCCGGTGGCCGTGGCGGACGCCGCCGGGCGGCGCCACGTGTACGCCACCACCACGAAGTCGGTCCTGGCCTGGATCCAGCCCACCCCGGGCGCCGCCCTGAGCGGGCCCACGAAGACGGGCCTGCCCGCCACGACGGTCCCCCTCTCGGCGGTCGCGGACGGCGCGGGCATCCGCCTGTACTTCCGCCGCCCGGACTCGGGGGTCGTCCGCACGGCCCTGGTCACGGCGGGCCCCGCCAGGCCCCGGGTCTCCAGCATCACGGAGGCCGGCGGCCGGGCCGGCTACGGCGCGGTCGGCGTCGCGGGCCGCCTGATCTCGGGCCGCGCGACCAGCGGCACCGCCGGCACGACCTCCCTCGGCGGCCCGCCCGCCTGGTCGGAGTCCCAGCTGCTCTTCACGGGCGCCCCGGCAGCCGCCCTGGAACCCACCCGCACCACCACGGCCACCCTCGGCCTGGACGCCCGCCTCCACACCACCACAACCCCCCTCACCCCGACCCACCACCCCACCTGGCACCCGGCAACGCCGTGA
- a CDS encoding bifunctional [glutamine synthetase] adenylyltransferase/[glutamine synthetase]-adenylyl-L-tyrosine phosphorylase gives MTVPGRRSSTFIRLLRSGFTDPSAAARLLDSGALAAVRADPVLLDALGATADPDLALRGLVRLAEAQPPDELPGLLDTLVSAKPLRDRLLGVLGASEALGDHLARHPRDWQALVTYEAADLHPGLREFERGLADAHDPVALRVAYRRCLLSIAARDVCGTIDVAETAAELADLATATLRAALRIASAAAPEDAAACRLAVIAMGKCGGNELNYVSDVDVIFVGEAAPGHDEAKGIQAATRLASHLMRICSETTVEGTIWPVDANLRPEGRNGPLVRTLSSHLAYYQRWAKTWEFQALLKARAVAGDAALGAEYTDATNPLVWQAAERENFVPDVQKMRRRVVDNIPAAQVDRELKLGPGGLRDVEFAVQLLQLVHGRSDATLHSGTTLDALHALAAGGYVGRADAAQLHDAYRFLRAMEHRIQLYRLRRTHLVPEDENDLRRLGRSMGLRTEPVAELNKAWRRHASVVRRLHEKLFYRPLLDAVAQLTPGETRLSPRAAGQRLEALGYADPAAALRHLEALASGVTRKAAIQRTLLPVMLGWFADSADPDAGLLNFRKVSDALGKTPWYLRLLRDEGAAAENLARVLSAGRLAPDLLLRAPEAVALLGDPEGLQPRTHEALEQEVLAAVGRAETPEAAVAVARGVRRRELFRTTAADIIGSYGTEENPAEEDHGALVDRVGGAVSELTAATVAGALRAAVHSHFGDTLPTRFAVIGVGRFGGHELGYGSDADVLFVHEPREGVDEQEAAKAAQTVIAEMRRLLQLPSTDPPLLIDADLRPEGRSGPLVRTLASYAAYYRRWSLTWESQALLRAEPVAGDAELGRRFIDLIDPLRYPMEGLGEDAVREIRRLKARMESERMPRGSDPTLHTKLGRGGLSDVEWTVQLIQMRHAWVEPGLRTTRTREALAAAHAAELIRTEDAQILDEAWVLATRVRNAVMLVRGRAGDTFPSETRELAAVGRYLGYAEGTVGEMLDDYRRITRRARAVVDELFYGA, from the coding sequence ATGACAGTCCCGGGACGCAGGAGCAGCACCTTCATCCGGCTGCTGCGCAGCGGTTTCACCGACCCCTCCGCCGCCGCCCGGCTGCTCGACTCCGGCGCGCTGGCCGCCGTACGGGCCGATCCGGTGCTTCTCGACGCGCTCGGCGCGACCGCCGACCCGGACCTGGCCCTGCGCGGGCTCGTACGGCTCGCCGAGGCGCAGCCGCCCGACGAACTGCCCGGGCTCCTCGACACCCTGGTCAGCGCCAAGCCGCTGCGCGACCGGCTCCTCGGCGTGCTCGGCGCGTCCGAGGCGCTCGGCGACCACCTCGCCCGCCACCCCCGCGACTGGCAGGCCCTCGTCACGTACGAGGCCGCCGACCTCCACCCGGGCCTGCGCGAGTTCGAGCGCGGGCTGGCCGACGCGCACGACCCCGTCGCGCTGCGCGTCGCCTACCGCCGCTGCCTGCTCTCCATCGCCGCCCGCGACGTCTGCGGCACCATAGACGTCGCCGAGACCGCCGCCGAACTCGCCGACCTCGCCACCGCCACCCTCCGCGCCGCCCTGCGCATCGCCTCGGCCGCCGCCCCCGAGGACGCGGCCGCCTGCCGCCTCGCCGTCATCGCGATGGGCAAGTGCGGAGGCAACGAGCTGAACTACGTGTCCGACGTCGACGTGATCTTCGTCGGCGAGGCCGCCCCCGGGCACGACGAGGCCAAGGGCATCCAGGCCGCCACCCGCCTCGCCTCCCACCTGATGCGGATCTGCTCCGAGACCACGGTCGAGGGCACCATCTGGCCCGTCGACGCCAACCTCCGCCCCGAGGGCAGGAACGGTCCCCTCGTGCGGACCCTCTCCTCCCACCTCGCCTACTACCAGCGCTGGGCCAAGACCTGGGAGTTCCAGGCCCTCCTCAAGGCCCGCGCCGTCGCCGGGGACGCCGCTCTCGGCGCCGAGTACACCGACGCCACGAACCCCCTGGTCTGGCAGGCCGCCGAACGCGAGAACTTCGTCCCCGACGTCCAGAAGATGCGCCGCCGCGTCGTCGACAACATTCCCGCCGCCCAGGTCGACCGCGAGCTCAAGCTCGGCCCCGGCGGCCTGCGCGACGTCGAGTTCGCCGTCCAGCTGCTCCAGCTCGTGCACGGCCGCAGCGACGCCACCCTGCACTCCGGCACCACCCTGGACGCCCTGCACGCCCTCGCCGCCGGCGGCTACGTCGGCCGCGCCGACGCCGCCCAGCTGCACGACGCGTACCGCTTCCTGCGCGCCATGGAGCACCGCATCCAGCTCTATCGGCTGCGCCGCACCCACCTCGTCCCCGAGGACGAGAACGACCTGCGGCGCCTGGGCCGTTCCATGGGGCTGCGCACCGAACCCGTCGCCGAGCTCAACAAGGCCTGGCGGCGGCACGCCTCCGTGGTCCGCCGCCTGCACGAGAAGCTGTTCTACCGGCCCCTCCTCGACGCCGTGGCCCAGCTCACCCCCGGCGAGACCCGGCTCTCGCCCCGGGCCGCGGGCCAGCGCCTCGAAGCCCTCGGGTACGCCGACCCGGCCGCGGCCCTGCGCCACCTCGAAGCCCTCGCCTCCGGCGTCACCCGCAAGGCCGCCATCCAGCGCACCCTGCTGCCCGTCATGCTCGGCTGGTTCGCGGACTCCGCCGACCCGGACGCCGGCCTGCTGAACTTCCGCAAGGTCTCCGACGCCCTCGGCAAGACGCCCTGGTACCTGCGGCTGCTGCGCGACGAGGGCGCCGCCGCCGAGAACCTCGCCCGCGTGCTGTCCGCCGGTCGCCTCGCCCCGGACCTGCTGCTGCGCGCTCCCGAGGCCGTCGCCCTGCTCGGCGACCCCGAGGGCCTGCAACCGCGTACGCACGAGGCCCTGGAGCAGGAGGTCCTCGCCGCCGTCGGGCGCGCGGAGACCCCCGAAGCAGCCGTCGCCGTCGCCCGCGGGGTGCGCCGCCGCGAGCTCTTCCGCACCACCGCCGCCGACATCATCGGCTCCTACGGTACGGAGGAGAACCCCGCCGAGGAGGACCACGGAGCCCTGGTCGACCGGGTCGGCGGAGCCGTCTCCGAGCTCACCGCCGCCACCGTCGCCGGAGCCCTGCGCGCCGCCGTGCACAGCCACTTCGGCGACACCCTGCCCACCCGCTTCGCCGTGATCGGCGTCGGCCGCTTCGGCGGACACGAGCTCGGCTACGGCTCCGACGCCGACGTCCTGTTCGTCCACGAGCCCCGCGAGGGCGTCGACGAACAGGAGGCCGCCAAGGCCGCGCAGACCGTCATCGCCGAGATGCGCCGCCTGCTCCAGCTGCCCTCCACCGACCCGCCGCTGCTCATCGACGCCGACCTGCGCCCCGAAGGCCGCTCCGGCCCGCTGGTGCGCACCCTGGCCTCGTACGCCGCGTACTACCGGCGCTGGTCCCTCACCTGGGAGAGCCAGGCCCTGCTGCGCGCCGAACCCGTCGCCGGGGACGCCGAGCTGGGCCGCCGGTTCATCGACCTGATCGATCCGCTGCGCTACCCGATGGAGGGCCTCGGCGAAGACGCCGTACGCGAGATCCGCCGCCTCAAGGCCCGTATGGAGTCGGAGCGGATGCCGCGCGGCTCCGACCCCACCCTGCACACCAAACTCGGCCGCGGCGGCCTCAGCGACGTCGAGTGGACCGTCCAGCTGATCCAGATGCGCCACGCCTGGGTCGAACCGGGCCTGCGCACCACCCGCACCCGCGAGGCCCTCGCCGCCGCGCACGCGGCCGAGCTGATCCGGACCGAGGACGCGCAGATCCTCGACGAGGCCTGGGTCCTGGCCACCCGGGTCCGCAACGCGGTGATGCTGGTCCGCGGCCGGGCCGGCGACACCTTCCCGTCCGAGACCCGCGAACTGGCCGCGGTGGGCCGCTACCTCGGCTACGCGGAGGGCACGGTCGGCGAAATGCTGGACGACTACCGCCGCATCACCCGGCGCGCCCGCGCGGTGGTGGACGAGCTGT